A single genomic interval of Primulina huaijiensis isolate GDHJ02 chromosome 7, ASM1229523v2, whole genome shotgun sequence harbors:
- the LOC140981171 gene encoding glutaredoxin-C6-like codes for MKGVRNNWTLADNGVRLELTPTSNSPLAIDVSESTEMRIQRLISENPLIIFSRSSCCMCHVMKHLLSTIGVYPTVIELEEDEITALIQRETSDDATSAGASGVPALYIGGVCVGGFESLAALHLSNNLVPKLVEVGALRNEFLVS; via the coding sequence ATGAAAGGCGTTCGAAACAACTGGACGCTAGCAGATAACGGCGTCCGCCTCGAGCTCACCCCGACCTCCAACTCCCCTCTCGCTATCGACGTCTCGGAATCCACCGAGATGCGCATCCAACGCCTCATCTCTGAAAACCCTCTGATCATCTTCAGCCGATCTTCTTGCTGCATGTGCCATGTCATGAAACATCTCCTCTCCACCATCGGCGTCTACCCTACGGTCATAGAGCTCGAAGAAGACGAAATCACCGCCCTCATCCAGCGGGAGACCAGCGATGACGCGACCTCAGCCGGCGCGAGCGGGGTCCCGGCGTTGTACATAGGCGGCGTGTGTGTTGGTGGCTTCGAGAGTCTGGCTGCTTTACATTTGAGTAATAATCTGGTCCCAAAGCTTGTCGAAGTTGGTGCTCTTAGAAATGAATTCTTAGTCAGCTAG